Proteins from a single region of Xiphophorus maculatus strain JP 163 A chromosome 22, X_maculatus-5.0-male, whole genome shotgun sequence:
- the slc22a15 gene encoding solute carrier family 22 member 15 isoform X2 → MDIETAFHTVGEFGPYQKRAVTVLVLAQVYMACQSMLIVLVGYTPEYRVEKQDGGSSGHRELQQHVIFTEDVDSIVTEWVLIRQQAYKVSLAGSLFFTGLLVGNVVFGPLSDRIGRRPVYLTGLFFEVMFGYLTALAPSYEVFAASRLLVGLMNGGIGLVCFVLTQEYVGKSYWAMTGTLTSMIFAVGIALFGALGYFVRPWRTLAMVANSSGVLFFLLSVTLPESPRWLYSQGQTERAEEVLRYMAVRNGSNATNLVLQRVGAAKPGGPVSRRGGVLQLAVHPVLRLRTMVLMYVWYCCSLVYYGLTLGASATSGSRFVNVAMYGLVELPAYPLCIYFINKSWAGRRKSMSSFLFLAGSACLCTTLIPENSGSLLSITSLALLGKLMVSAAFNIAYVYTSELYPTVIRNAGLGVCSMSCRVGGILAPFVPSMVLL, encoded by the exons ATGGATATAGAGACTGCTTTCCACACGGTTGGAGAGTTTGGGCCGTACCAGAAGCGGGCGGTCACCGTGCTGGTTCTGGCGCAG gtCTACATGGCCTGCCAGTCCATGCTGATCGTTCTGGTCGGATACACACCAGAGTATCGGGTCGAGAAGCAGGACGGTGGTTCGTCCGGCCACcgggagctgcagcagcacgTCATCTTCACGGAGGATGTGGACTCCATCGTCACGGAG TGGGTCCTCATCAGACAGCAGGCCTATAAGGTCAGCCTGGCCGGGTCGCTGTTCTTCACCGGGCTGCTGGTGGGGAATGTCGTCTTCGGGCCGCTCTCTGATCGGATCGGACGGAGGCCCGTCTACCTGACAG GTCTGTTCTTTGAGGTGATGTTCGGCTACCTCACCGCCCTGGCGCCCAGCTACGAGGTCTTTGCCGCCTCTCGGCTCCTGGTGGGGCTGATGAACGGCGGCATCGGCCTCGTCTGCTTCGTCCTCACCCAGGAGTACGTGGGGAAGTCCTACTGGGCCATGACCG GGACGCTGACCAGCATGATCTTCGCCGTCGGCATTGCTCTGTTCGGAGCGCTGGGCTACTTTGTCCGGCCCTGGAGGACTCTGGCCATGGTGGCCAACTCCTCCGGCGTCCTGTTctttctgctctctgt aACTCTTCCAGAATCTCCTCGCTGGCTTTATTCTCAGGGACAGACGGAGCGAGCCGAAGAG GTTCTGCGCTACATGGCGGTGAGGAACGGCAGCAACGCCACCAACCTGGTTCTGCAGCGGGTCGGCGCCGCCAAGCCCGGCGGCCCGGTGAGCAGGCGGGGCGGCGTCCTGCAGCTGGCGGTCCATCCGGTCCTGCGCCTCAGGACGATGGTGCTCATGTACGTGTG GTACTGCTGCAGTCTGGTGTATTACGGCCTCACCCTGGGAGCCAGCGCCACGTCGGGGAGTCGCTTCGTTAACGTGGCCATGTACGGCCTGGTGGAGCTGCCGGCCTATCCGCTCTGCATCTACTTCATCAATAAGAGCTG GGCCGGCAGGAGGAAGAGCATGTCCAGCTTCCTGTTCCTGGCCGGCTCCGCCTGCCTCTGCACCACGCTCATCCCAGAGAACTCAG GGTCTCTGCTGAGCATCACGTCTCTGGCTCTGCTGGGGAAGCTGATGGTCAGCGCTGCGTTCAACATCGCCTACGTTTACACCTCAGAGCTCTACCCGACTGTGATCAG GAACGCCGGGCTGGGAGTGTGCTCCATGTCCTGCCGAGTCGGAGGAATCCTGGCGCCGTTTGTTCCCTCCATG GTGTTGCTGTAG
- the slc22a15 gene encoding solute carrier family 22 member 15 isoform X1, with the protein MDIETAFHTVGEFGPYQKRAVTVLVLAQVYMACQSMLIVLVGYTPEYRVEKQDGGSSGHRELQQHVIFTEDVDSIVTEWVLIRQQAYKVSLAGSLFFTGLLVGNVVFGPLSDRIGRRPVYLTGLFFEVMFGYLTALAPSYEVFAASRLLVGLMNGGIGLVCFVLTQEYVGKSYWAMTGTLTSMIFAVGIALFGALGYFVRPWRTLAMVANSSGVLFFLLSVTLPESPRWLYSQGQTERAEEVLRYMAVRNGSNATNLVLQRVGAAKPGGPVSRRGGVLQLAVHPVLRLRTMVLMYVWYCCSLVYYGLTLGASATSGSRFVNVAMYGLVELPAYPLCIYFINKSWAGRRKSMSSFLFLAGSACLCTTLIPENSGSLLSITSLALLGKLMVSAAFNIAYVYTSELYPTVIRNAGLGVCSMSCRVGGILAPFVPSMRALHASMPFTVFCLSGLSAGCLGLLLPETLNRPAADTLEELSGPSGSRVLENKALLYEEEKLKSNHK; encoded by the exons ATGGATATAGAGACTGCTTTCCACACGGTTGGAGAGTTTGGGCCGTACCAGAAGCGGGCGGTCACCGTGCTGGTTCTGGCGCAG gtCTACATGGCCTGCCAGTCCATGCTGATCGTTCTGGTCGGATACACACCAGAGTATCGGGTCGAGAAGCAGGACGGTGGTTCGTCCGGCCACcgggagctgcagcagcacgTCATCTTCACGGAGGATGTGGACTCCATCGTCACGGAG TGGGTCCTCATCAGACAGCAGGCCTATAAGGTCAGCCTGGCCGGGTCGCTGTTCTTCACCGGGCTGCTGGTGGGGAATGTCGTCTTCGGGCCGCTCTCTGATCGGATCGGACGGAGGCCCGTCTACCTGACAG GTCTGTTCTTTGAGGTGATGTTCGGCTACCTCACCGCCCTGGCGCCCAGCTACGAGGTCTTTGCCGCCTCTCGGCTCCTGGTGGGGCTGATGAACGGCGGCATCGGCCTCGTCTGCTTCGTCCTCACCCAGGAGTACGTGGGGAAGTCCTACTGGGCCATGACCG GGACGCTGACCAGCATGATCTTCGCCGTCGGCATTGCTCTGTTCGGAGCGCTGGGCTACTTTGTCCGGCCCTGGAGGACTCTGGCCATGGTGGCCAACTCCTCCGGCGTCCTGTTctttctgctctctgt aACTCTTCCAGAATCTCCTCGCTGGCTTTATTCTCAGGGACAGACGGAGCGAGCCGAAGAG GTTCTGCGCTACATGGCGGTGAGGAACGGCAGCAACGCCACCAACCTGGTTCTGCAGCGGGTCGGCGCCGCCAAGCCCGGCGGCCCGGTGAGCAGGCGGGGCGGCGTCCTGCAGCTGGCGGTCCATCCGGTCCTGCGCCTCAGGACGATGGTGCTCATGTACGTGTG GTACTGCTGCAGTCTGGTGTATTACGGCCTCACCCTGGGAGCCAGCGCCACGTCGGGGAGTCGCTTCGTTAACGTGGCCATGTACGGCCTGGTGGAGCTGCCGGCCTATCCGCTCTGCATCTACTTCATCAATAAGAGCTG GGCCGGCAGGAGGAAGAGCATGTCCAGCTTCCTGTTCCTGGCCGGCTCCGCCTGCCTCTGCACCACGCTCATCCCAGAGAACTCAG GGTCTCTGCTGAGCATCACGTCTCTGGCTCTGCTGGGGAAGCTGATGGTCAGCGCTGCGTTCAACATCGCCTACGTTTACACCTCAGAGCTCTACCCGACTGTGATCAG GAACGCCGGGCTGGGAGTGTGCTCCATGTCCTGCCGAGTCGGAGGAATCCTGGCGCCGTTTGTTCCCTCCATG cgCGCGCTCCACGCCTCCATGCCCTTCACCGTGTTCTGCCTGAGCGGTTTGTCTGCAGGCTGCCTGGGCCTCCTGCTGCCCGAGACCCTGAACAGACCTGCAGCCGacactctggaggagctgagcgGCCCGAGCGGCAGCCGGGTTCTGGAGAACAAG GCTCTGCTGTACGAAGAGGAGAAACTGAAATCAAACCACAAGTGA
- the LOC102229974 gene encoding uncharacterized protein LOC102229974: MAVTAGLSLLVLMALPAAAQDLIYFEVGKSLKLDPKYQQAITAITWKHKGNLAAEYFTKNAPVEYLGDLKGRLHLDPTTAILTISNMRKSDDGQFTVEVNNRVLPVRFNVVGVRKLDDYPVQITVRPQGCSSLTSRKCTLVCGGTFEGAEPVQYFWKKGKTGQWKEGGKTISISITKKTSSFPRYTCKVKNLFSEKESDPKANPFKKEPSSGPVPLPAVLLVAVLAIGAAVIV, encoded by the coding sequence ATGGCAGTGACGGCTGGTCTCTCCCTCCTGGTGCTGATGGCGCTGCCGGCCGCTGCTCAGGACCTCATTTACTTTGAGGTCGGAAAGAGTCTGAAGCTCGACCCAAAGTACCAGCAGGCCATCACCGCCATCACATGGAAGCATAAGGGGAACCTTGCTGCTGAATACTTTACGAAAAATGCTCCTGTGGAATATCTGGGTGACTTAAAAGGCCGATTACACCTGGACCCGACCACCGCAATACTGACCATCAGCAACATGAGAAAATCTGACGACGGGCAGTTCACGGTGGAGGTCAACAACAGAGTCCTTCCTGTCAGATTTAACGTTGTGGGGGTCAGGAAGCTGGACGACTACCCTGTTCAAATCACCGTGAGGCCGCAGGGCTGCAGCAGCCTGACCTCTAGGAAATGCACCCTGGTTTGTGGTGGAACGTTTGAAGGTGCCGAACCCGTCCAGTACTTctggaagaaaggaaaaacgGGACAATGGAAGGAGGGGGGAAAGACGATCAGCATTTCTATTACCAAGAAGACTTCGAGTTTTCCACGCTACACCTGCAAAGTGAAGAATCTATTCAGCGAGAAGGAGAGCGACCCAAAAGCGAACCCCTTCAAGAAGGAACCCAGCAGCGGTCCGGTTCCGTTGCCTGCGGTTCTGCTTGTGGCCGTTTTAGCAATTGGAGCAGCAGTTATTGTTTGA